The following are from one region of the Stanieria cyanosphaera PCC 7437 genome:
- a CDS encoding UvrD-helicase domain-containing protein — MANNYLTPNQQLAAYLPTSVVVTAGAGTGKTHMLAERYLYYLKEKNLSPLEIVAVTFTEKAAKELRSRIRILISQQLPQRTDILAELEAATISTIHALASRICEEHPSVAGIPADFTVIDDLEGKIWLDEALESALIRLPPQVYQLIPFSLMSKVMSGLWTDPYTATKALQQGIQDGNTLIRYARREGLKKLVNDSIWTKTWSILSQYQGQVGDKLEIIRQDTLVAMTELEDEENVDNAIAFLTGIKLSVGSKKSWQDDGFRVVKEALTSLRELVKKTIQTGLITLTLTEADEQLKQLLPALTEAYQDITNYLGKLKWQARLLTFSDLEIYALKALRDLQVQKYYRQRWQVFLVDEFQDTNPTQAELLQTLTKTAQLTIVGDVKQSIYGFRRADLRVFKQFKQKILNNNGREVILSQSFRTHQPLLKQINQIFAPLLGDLHQELRSDRFLEAEEKRGEEEKYIQVFAVEKHPDSSKSQRLRVEAYHLAQKIKQMLAEKIPVYDKQTQQLRPIQPRDIAILTRTWSPLQYYEEALAAAGIPVAPSGGGNLLVTREAKDTWALLRFLVEPQDNIALIAVLRSPFFAISDRILFQLGISKESKIDWWETIASASLPELEHPVKVLSQLLQLRYQEAPSRLIQIADRLTGYTAVIANLSGAARRMADWQGFRELITELEQGTNDLFGVVRRLKRLYDSESEIARPALDVGNAVSLMTIFAAKGLEWSVVAIADLSRERPNISQPIYFDSYWGVVWQWELAGETQTPALYTYLKFLQQQREEQEALRVLYVALTRARDYLFLSATEPDQGDLSRLKPGLDVANLQIETVSFTGEAALPPLPPVQTFHVTSLPPLLIDSVGSGIFELPVTALSEFNRCPLRFQYRFLEGHPGIGEGIAYASQVGTLVHKALEYDIFEVEKLMAFADPSWSQAAAAEAIALASRFWQHPQYQSFYTTAIAKEAKITLQIQQITFTGVIDLVGENWILDYKSDRDINPQDHRFQLWAYAQALKSQQAHIAYLRHDYVHSFSQTKLTAITEEIESLVKKINAGNYIANSSSANCQICPYCAFCDFAHLD, encoded by the coding sequence ATGGCTAACAATTACTTAACTCCGAATCAACAACTTGCTGCTTATTTACCTACTAGTGTAGTAGTTACGGCTGGTGCTGGTACGGGGAAAACTCATATGTTAGCAGAGAGGTATTTGTATTATTTAAAAGAAAAAAATTTATCTCCTTTAGAAATAGTTGCGGTTACCTTCACAGAAAAAGCAGCTAAGGAATTGCGATCGCGGATTAGAATTTTAATTAGTCAACAGTTACCTCAACGCACAGATATTTTAGCGGAGTTAGAAGCAGCAACAATTAGTACGATTCACGCTTTAGCTAGTCGAATTTGTGAGGAACATCCCTCAGTAGCAGGTATACCTGCTGATTTTACAGTTATTGACGATTTAGAAGGAAAAATTTGGCTTGATGAGGCGTTAGAGTCGGCTTTAATCCGTTTACCACCACAAGTTTATCAGTTGATTCCTTTTTCTTTAATGTCTAAGGTAATGAGTGGTTTATGGACAGATCCCTATACGGCGACTAAAGCTTTACAACAAGGTATCCAAGATGGGAATACTTTGATCAGATATGCACGAAGGGAAGGTTTAAAAAAATTAGTTAATGATTCAATTTGGACTAAAACATGGTCAATTTTATCTCAGTATCAAGGACAAGTAGGAGATAAGTTAGAAATTATTCGGCAAGATACTTTAGTTGCCATGACGGAGTTGGAAGATGAAGAAAATGTTGATAATGCGATCGCATTTTTAACTGGAATTAAGCTTAGTGTTGGCAGTAAAAAAAGTTGGCAAGATGACGGTTTTAGAGTTGTTAAAGAAGCTCTAACATCCCTACGAGAGTTAGTCAAAAAAACTATTCAAACAGGATTGATTACTCTGACTTTGACTGAAGCGGACGAACAATTGAAACAATTACTTCCTGCTTTAACTGAAGCTTATCAAGATATTACTAATTATTTGGGCAAATTAAAATGGCAAGCTAGATTATTAACTTTTAGCGATTTAGAAATTTATGCCCTCAAAGCTTTAAGAGATCTGCAAGTACAAAAATATTATCGACAAAGATGGCAAGTTTTTTTAGTTGATGAGTTTCAAGATACTAACCCTACCCAGGCAGAATTACTACAAACTTTAACCAAAACAGCCCAATTAACCATTGTTGGTGATGTTAAACAGTCGATATATGGTTTTAGAAGGGCAGATCTGAGAGTATTTAAACAATTTAAACAAAAAATTTTGAATAATAACGGTCGAGAAGTTATCCTCAGTCAAAGTTTCCGTACTCATCAACCCTTACTGAAACAAATTAATCAGATTTTTGCACCCTTATTAGGAGATTTACATCAGGAGTTAAGAAGCGATCGTTTTTTAGAGGCGGAGGAGAAGAGGGGCGAGGAAGAAAAATATATTCAAGTTTTTGCTGTCGAAAAACATCCTGATAGTAGTAAAAGTCAGCGTCTACGGGTAGAAGCGTATCATCTTGCTCAAAAAATCAAGCAAATGTTGGCTGAAAAAATTCCTGTTTATGACAAGCAAACCCAACAATTACGCCCTATTCAACCCCGAGATATCGCAATCTTAACTCGAACTTGGTCACCTCTTCAATATTATGAAGAAGCTTTAGCAGCAGCAGGAATTCCTGTCGCACCTTCAGGCGGTGGTAATTTATTGGTTACTAGAGAAGCTAAAGATACTTGGGCATTATTACGTTTTTTGGTCGAACCACAGGATAATATTGCTTTGATCGCAGTTTTAAGAAGTCCTTTTTTTGCCATTAGCGATCGCATTTTATTTCAACTGGGCATCTCAAAAGAAAGTAAAATTGATTGGTGGGAAACAATTGCCTCTGCCTCACTACCTGAATTGGAACATCCTGTTAAGGTACTTTCTCAACTACTACAACTGCGTTATCAAGAAGCACCTTCGCGTTTAATCCAAATTGCAGATCGTTTAACAGGATATACCGCAGTTATTGCTAATCTATCAGGTGCAGCGAGAAGAATGGCAGACTGGCAGGGATTTCGGGAATTGATTACAGAATTGGAACAAGGTACAAATGATCTGTTTGGGGTGGTACGTCGTCTCAAACGTCTTTATGATAGTGAAAGTGAAATTGCTCGCCCTGCTTTAGATGTAGGTAACGCTGTATCTCTGATGACGATCTTTGCAGCTAAAGGATTAGAATGGTCAGTAGTTGCGATCGCAGATTTAAGTAGGGAACGTCCAAACATTTCTCAACCGATTTATTTTGATTCTTATTGGGGAGTTGTTTGGCAATGGGAATTGGCAGGAGAAACTCAAACACCAGCCCTTTATACCTATTTAAAATTTTTACAACAGCAACGAGAAGAACAAGAAGCACTGCGTGTTTTGTATGTAGCTTTAACTAGAGCAAGAGATTACCTTTTTTTAAGCGCAACTGAACCAGATCAAGGAGATTTAAGCAGATTAAAACCTGGTTTAGATGTAGCCAATCTTCAGATTGAAACTGTTTCTTTTACTGGCGAAGCAGCTTTACCTCCTTTACCTCCCGTACAGACGTTCCATGTCACCTCTCTACCTCCTTTATTAATCGACTCGGTTGGTTCTGGTATTTTTGAACTACCAGTTACCGCTTTAAGCGAATTTAATCGTTGCCCTCTCCGCTTTCAATATCGTTTTTTAGAAGGGCATCCAGGAATTGGGGAAGGAATTGCTTACGCCTCCCAAGTAGGAACGCTAGTACACAAGGCTTTAGAATATGATATTTTTGAAGTAGAAAAGTTAATGGCTTTTGCAGATCCAAGTTGGAGTCAAGCAGCAGCAGCAGAAGCGATCGCTCTAGCTAGTCGATTTTGGCAACATCCTCAATATCAATCTTTTTATACTACAGCAATAGCAAAAGAAGCAAAAATTACCCTACAAATTCAACAAATTACTTTTACTGGTGTGATCGATTTAGTAGGAGAAAATTGGATCTTAGACTATAAAAGCGATCGTGATATTAATCCTCAAGATCACCGTTTTCAATTGTGGGCTTATGCTCAAGCTTTAAAATCTCAACAGGCACATATAGCCTATTTAAGACATGATTATGTACATAGTTTTTCGCAAACAAAATTAACTGCAATTACTGAAGAAATAGAAAGTTTAGTAAAAAAAATTAATGCAGGTAATTATATTGCCAATTCTTCCTCAGCAAATTGTCAGATTTGTCCTTATTGTGCTTTCTGTGATTTCGCCCATTTAGATTAA
- a CDS encoding sulfotransferase: MRNNLSIFLNISNNKFSDSQLYYQYKKLERKLINLCEIIVEKKIISGKRDYKKFLILCRSRTGSNFLVSLLQSHPQIRAFGEVFTEEEHIYWGYPGYNSEQILQLRKNNPIEFLNKVVYRETFPLVSAVGFKLFYDQAKRGQQKNIWGYLQKMSDVKIIHLKRKNILEAHVSHKLAERNNQWILLDNQKELMLEPIALDYDECLQAFEQTKIWETEYEQFFAKYKHPIQTIYYEELVSNTLLITRELQNFLEVNYWFLNTYTKKQNQVSLRDKIINYDELKDKFSKTIWSKFFE, encoded by the coding sequence ATGCGTAACAACTTATCTATTTTTTTAAATATTAGCAATAATAAATTCAGCGATTCTCAGCTATATTATCAATACAAAAAGTTAGAGAGAAAACTCATAAATCTCTGTGAAATAATTGTTGAAAAAAAAATTATTTCCGGAAAACGCGATTATAAAAAGTTTTTAATACTTTGTCGTAGTCGAACAGGCTCAAATTTTTTAGTTAGTTTACTACAATCTCATCCTCAAATCAGAGCTTTTGGCGAAGTTTTTACAGAAGAAGAGCATATTTATTGGGGATATCCTGGTTATAATTCAGAGCAAATTTTACAACTAAGAAAAAATAATCCAATTGAATTTTTAAATAAGGTAGTGTACCGTGAAACATTTCCTTTGGTATCGGCAGTAGGATTTAAATTATTTTATGATCAAGCAAAACGAGGGCAGCAAAAAAATATCTGGGGTTATTTACAGAAAATGTCAGATGTGAAAATAATTCATCTGAAGCGAAAAAATATTTTAGAAGCTCATGTTTCTCATAAATTAGCAGAAAGAAATAATCAATGGATTTTATTGGACAATCAAAAAGAGTTGATGCTCGAACCAATTGCTTTAGATTACGATGAATGTTTACAAGCGTTCGAGCAGACTAAAATTTGGGAAACTGAATATGAACAGTTTTTTGCTAAATACAAGCATCCTATTCAAACCATATATTATGAAGAGCTAGTTAGTAATACACTGCTCATCACTAGAGAGTTACAAAATTTTTTAGAGGTAAATTATTGGTTTTTAAATACTTATACAAAAAAACAAAATCAAGTTTCCTTGCGAGATAAAATTATTAATTATGATGAGTTAAAAGACAAATTTAGTAAGACGATCTGGAGTAAGTTTTTTGAATAA
- a CDS encoding pentapeptide repeat-containing protein, with translation MANEEHLALLYQGVAVWNQWRQEQPQVIPDLSKANLYQINLRDFNLQQVNFCQANLSYACLDHAQLIDANLQGANLLATSIRQADLTRANLDLAILKQTIIDSDTVLDDKPRKVWEIVNGGGANQNLSNLNLTYTNLFQVDLSNSDLSNTNLNHANLSNANLNGAYLHLANLTAANLYKTNLENAYLSHANLTSANLSHASLIGAYLRDAIADFVNFRATKINHQTLLDHKCNLIWELVNQGAKQKNLTGEDLSNANLKGVDFSEADLTKTNFGNSDLQGCNFVQANLTKTNLAQANLVSANFDQTNLKSANLSGVIKEQTTQIYPNSFSDLGTQISKNIKENDTQIKLVELQPIQKKHQISKLELTCIFVLITTILAIVFSYIFWRYQNNQPLFEPPQLENLFPNQN, from the coding sequence ATGGCAAATGAAGAACATTTAGCTTTACTATACCAAGGAGTAGCAGTTTGGAATCAATGGCGACAAGAACAACCTCAAGTTATTCCTGATTTGAGTAAAGCTAATTTATATCAAATAAATCTGAGAGATTTTAATCTACAACAGGTTAATTTTTGTCAAGCAAATCTTAGTTATGCCTGCTTGGATCATGCTCAACTTATTGATGCTAATTTGCAAGGAGCAAATTTACTTGCTACTAGTATACGTCAAGCTGATTTAACCAGAGCGAATCTAGATTTAGCAATTTTGAAACAAACTATCATTGACTCAGACACAGTATTAGATGATAAACCAAGAAAAGTTTGGGAAATTGTTAATGGAGGAGGAGCTAATCAAAATTTGAGCAATCTCAATTTAACTTATACTAATTTATTTCAAGTTGATTTGAGTAATAGCGATTTGAGCAATACTAATTTAAATCACGCCAATCTTAGTAATGCTAATCTTAATGGAGCTTATCTTCATCTAGCTAATTTAACTGCTGCTAATTTATACAAAACAAACTTAGAAAATGCTTATTTAAGTCATGCTAATTTAACCTCTGCTAATCTTAGTCATGCTTCTTTAATTGGTGCTTATTTAAGAGACGCGATCGCAGATTTTGTCAATTTCCGAGCCACCAAAATTAATCATCAAACCCTCCTCGATCATAAATGTAATTTAATTTGGGAACTAGTAAATCAAGGAGCAAAACAAAAAAATTTAACTGGTGAAGATTTGAGTAATGCTAATCTTAAAGGTGTTGATTTTTCCGAAGCTGATTTAACTAAAACTAATTTTGGTAATTCTGATTTACAAGGATGCAATTTTGTTCAAGCTAATTTGACGAAAACTAATTTGGCTCAAGCTAATCTAGTTAGTGCGAATTTTGATCAAACTAATCTAAAATCAGCTAATTTATCTGGTGTCATTAAAGAGCAAACTACTCAAATTTATCCTAACTCTTTTAGTGATTTGGGAACTCAAATTAGTAAAAATATCAAAGAAAACGATACACAAATTAAATTAGTAGAACTTCAACCAATTCAAAAAAAACATCAAATATCTAAACTGGAATTAACTTGTATTTTTGTTTTAATAACTACTATTTTAGCAATAGTATTTTCTTATATTTTCTGGCGTTATCAAAATAATCAGCCTTTATTTGAACCTCCACAATTAGAAAATCTTTTTCCTAATCAAAATTAA
- a CDS encoding DUF2281 domain-containing protein produces MNAKESLVQEIEQIPESLLPEILNFIQFLKYKHQQEQRETALLSESILAKDWLTPEENEAWQHL; encoded by the coding sequence ATGAATGCAAAAGAATCTCTGGTTCAAGAGATAGAACAAATTCCTGAATCACTTTTACCAGAAATACTAAACTTTATTCAGTTTCTCAAATATAAACATCAACAAGAGCAACGAGAAACTGCTTTACTTAGCGAGTCAATATTAGCTAAAGATTGGTTAACTCCAGAGGAAAATGAAGCGTGGCAGCATTTGTAA
- a CDS encoding type II toxin-antitoxin system PemK/MazF family toxin → MAAFVKGDVVIVPFPFSDLSQAKRRPVLVIATFTGDDLILCQITSQAVTDSYAVAVTNNDFTTGGLNQNSNIRPNRLFTADRGLILYKAGQLTANKLKEVIDKIINILQ, encoded by the coding sequence GTGGCAGCATTTGTAAAGGGAGATGTAGTAATTGTTCCTTTCCCTTTCTCCGATCTAAGCCAAGCTAAACGCCGGCCAGTTTTAGTTATTGCAACCTTCACAGGAGATGATTTAATTCTTTGTCAGATTACTAGTCAAGCAGTGACAGATAGTTATGCTGTAGCAGTTACTAACAATGATTTTACAACTGGCGGACTAAATCAAAACAGCAATATTCGTCCTAACCGATTATTTACCGCCGATAGAGGACTAATTCTTTATAAAGCAGGACAATTGACAGCAAATAAGTTAAAGGAAGTAATTGACAAGATTATTAATATTTTGCAATAA